Part of the Dehalococcoidia bacterium genome is shown below.
TCAACTGGAGGAGGGGGATATGGCAGAGCTCAAAGACTACAGTGGAAATCTGAAGCCAGACCTGAAATATGAGGACTTCTCCAAGGAAGCCCTCATCAAGCTGCTGAATGAGTACGCCAGAATATTCTTGGCTACCGACGGATACTGGTATTCGCTGATAAAACAGCGCTATAGCGATGAGGAAGCGATGGCCTGCGAGCTGATCGTTTGGGATAAGTGCTACACCTACGACCCCCGGAAAATCTCCGAGGCAATGAATATCAAGGGACATGATGTGACTGCTTGCTTGAAAGCGCTGTCGCTGAGTCCCGGTTTTCCCATGGGGTTCTTCGACTGGACCATTGACCTGCAAAATCCGAATTATGCCATCGTGACGGTCAATCGCTGCCCCTCTCTGCTCTACTTCGAGAGGGAAGGAGAGGGTAGGGACTTCAGGATTTGCCACGAATTGGAGCCGGCAGCATTTCAGACCCATGCCAATTATTTCAATCCCGCCATCAAGGTGACGCCACTAAAGCTGCCTCCCCGGAAAAGCGAGGACGAAGGCCCTTTTTGTATATGGGAATGGAAGCTTCAAGAGATCGCAAATGGAAAACATGGCTCGGGAACTGATACATTACGTCACTGACAATGTCTATCTCGCCGATGATCCACAACTGAACCACTACATGACAGGCAGCTACACGGCCGCCATTACGCAGCAGGTTCTGGAGTTCAGGCGGGAGGTCTATATTGGCTGGGATATTTCGGGAACCATCCAGCATACCTGAGGGATGTGGGATTCCGAGACCACAGTGGCCATCAACACAAATCGCAAGGCAGATATCTTTGGCATTGCGGATTATGTGGCATAGTGGGCGACCTGCATGAGACCCTTCCGGCGCTTGCACAGGAGATAATAAGCAAGAGATGCATATACCCGTCCTGATCACAGGGATATACCGAAATAAGGGACATTAGAAAGGTAGCATCCTAGGCTTGCACCCTCTGGATGGGTTGTCTCATAGGAGACAATGGAAGCCATACAAATTAGGGCGAGCGTAAAGCTGCGGACAGAATCAAATAGCTCAATTCGGACGAGGAGGCATTTACATGGATTTCGAGTATATAATCCTCAAGAAAGAAGATCACATCGCCGAACTCACCCTCAACCGACCTCGGAAAAAGAATGCATTGAACTACAGCATGATGAAGGAGATACTGGCAGCCGTCGATGACGTGAGCAAGGACAGTACCATGAGGGTGATGGTGGTGACCGGATCCGGGGATTCATTCTCTGCTGGGGGAGACATAAGATTTCCTGAATTAAGGGCGGGCAAGATAAACCCGAGACACGCAGAGGAAATGTGGGTGCGTATCAACGAAGAAGGATTTCCCCCGGGGCAGCTTCTCACTATAGCTCATGAGGCCATCATTGCCTTGCGGCAGTTGCAGAAGCCAGTGATCGCTATGATGAAAGGCGATGCCGTCGGCGGTGGTTTTGGCATATCGCTAGCCTGTGATATGCGAGTTGCCGCTCCAAATACCCGGTTTCTGATAGGCTACCCCCGGGTAGGTTTCGTTCCCGATTTCGATGAGTCATGGATGTTGCCCCGGGTGATTGGCTTGGGAAAGGCCCTGGAAATCATGATGACCTGTGAATTCATTGGCGCTGAGGAGGCCTATCGGATAGGACTTATCAACAGGCTGGTGCCCCTAGACAAACTGGAGGAGGAGACGAGGAAACTAGCGAAGAGGCTGATGAGTATTCCGCCGATAACGCAAAGGATGATCAAGCAGACCGTATATGCTGGCCTCGAATCCGACTTGCGCTCATCGGTTCTGCTTGCATTGGCCTGTAATGGAGTGATCATGAGATCGAGGGACCATCACGAGGCCATTATGGCTCTGGCTGAGCGCAGGGAGCCTGTATACAAGGACGCCAATTTGTTATTCGATGAAACATAGATATGGATGTAGTTGTTTCAGAGACATCGCGGGTGCAGGGTTGCGTTCATAACGGAATCTGCATGACCGGAGCGACCAAAGAGCAAGCCTCTGCTGAAGTCAGTAGACGAGAAACGAAGGGGTTGATGAAGCAGGTGAG
Proteins encoded:
- a CDS encoding DUF6125 family protein, whose protein sequence is MAELKDYSGNLKPDLKYEDFSKEALIKLLNEYARIFLATDGYWYSLIKQRYSDEEAMACELIVWDKCYTYDPRKISEAMNIKGHDVTACLKALSLSPGFPMGFFDWTIDLQNPNYAIVTVNRCPSLLYFEREGEGRDFRICHELEPAAFQTHANYFNPAIKVTPLKLPPRKSEDEGPFCIWEWKLQEIANGKHGSGTDTLRH
- a CDS encoding enoyl-CoA hydratase/isomerase family protein; its protein translation is MDFEYIILKKEDHIAELTLNRPRKKNALNYSMMKEILAAVDDVSKDSTMRVMVVTGSGDSFSAGGDIRFPELRAGKINPRHAEEMWVRINEEGFPPGQLLTIAHEAIIALRQLQKPVIAMMKGDAVGGGFGISLACDMRVAAPNTRFLIGYPRVGFVPDFDESWMLPRVIGLGKALEIMMTCEFIGAEEAYRIGLINRLVPLDKLEEETRKLAKRLMSIPPITQRMIKQTVYAGLESDLRSSVLLALACNGVIMRSRDHHEAIMALAERREPVYKDANLLFDET